Proteins encoded within one genomic window of Kibdelosporangium phytohabitans:
- a CDS encoding serine/threonine-protein kinase, giving the protein MAVLGSGTRVTDTLVVDRLLGEGAYAEVYRVRHRYLSWQAMKVFKQVATRAGTDALLGEARLLSTLGHPNIVRLFDAGTLDTPGSRRGYFTMEYIAGGSLRRLVRAHSRTSVPLDAAVRVIEQMTDGLAAAHRQSPPILHRDLTLDNVLVGYEESGMRVRLSDFGLSKRADPLTRLASAQGTYAFMAPEVQRGEGYSTAGDVWALGTIAYVLLTGKHPFDDGKPMHVYEMDRYRTPPLAPSRFNDNVDTGLDRVVLGALATDPAKRTRDAVTLAEALRGRHRRLPNWPVLPEYEPPAGPGERRAAELVQRAMELARYPVRLRDAADLLEEAVSLSAIQRARHMNRLALWRRGVMM; this is encoded by the coding sequence GTGGCGGTGCTGGGGAGCGGGACACGGGTCACTGACACACTCGTGGTGGACCGCCTGCTCGGGGAAGGCGCCTACGCCGAGGTGTACCGGGTTCGCCACCGCTACCTCAGCTGGCAGGCGATGAAGGTGTTCAAGCAGGTGGCGACGCGTGCGGGCACCGACGCGCTGCTCGGCGAGGCGCGGCTGCTGTCCACCCTGGGGCACCCGAACATCGTCCGGCTCTTCGACGCGGGCACCCTGGACACGCCCGGGAGCCGCCGCGGCTACTTCACGATGGAGTACATCGCGGGCGGCAGCCTGCGACGGCTGGTTCGGGCCCATTCCCGGACGTCCGTGCCGCTGGACGCCGCGGTCCGCGTCATCGAGCAGATGACCGACGGGCTCGCCGCGGCGCACCGGCAGTCGCCGCCGATCCTGCACCGCGATCTGACGCTGGACAACGTGCTCGTCGGCTACGAGGAGTCCGGGATGCGCGTGCGGCTGTCCGACTTCGGCCTGTCCAAACGCGCCGACCCGCTCACCCGGCTGGCCAGCGCGCAGGGCACCTATGCGTTCATGGCGCCGGAAGTGCAGCGCGGGGAGGGCTATTCGACGGCTGGCGACGTGTGGGCGCTCGGCACGATCGCGTACGTCCTGCTCACCGGCAAGCACCCGTTCGACGACGGCAAACCGATGCACGTCTACGAGATGGACCGCTACCGGACGCCACCGCTGGCGCCGAGCAGGTTCAACGACAACGTGGACACCGGACTGGACCGCGTCGTGCTCGGCGCCCTCGCCACCGACCCGGCGAAACGCACTCGGGACGCGGTCACGCTCGCCGAGGCGTTGCGCGGGCGGCACAGGAGGTTGCCGAACTGGCCGGTGCTGCCCGAGTACGAGCCGCCTGCCGGTCCGGGCGAGCGGCGTGCCGCCGAACTCGTCCAGCGGGCGATGGAGCTCGCCAGGTATCCGGTGCGGTTGCGTGACGCGGCCGACCTGTTGGAGGAAGCGGTGTCCCTGTCGGCCATCCAGCGTGCCCGGCACATGAACCGGCTGGCCTTGTGGCGTCGAGGGGTGATGATGTGA
- a CDS encoding amino acid permease, translated as MTVPPPSTDTGGLRRALTGRQLSMMGLGGAIGTGLFLGSALAISQAGPATIVAYALCALVAFVIAWALAEMVVVHPEAGSFGAIAQRYLGPLAGFVQRWTYWTIQVIAIGGEIVAAGLYVRFWWPQLPLWLLVVVFSVLVLGANTLAVRFFGTVEYWFAMIKVIAIVVFVGLGLVLITVGLPRSPATGLANLTSHGGFLPNGMEGLLLAMVFVLFSYIGTEIVAVTAAESERPERDIPRAARRMVLRLVLFYVLAIAIVLAVVPWTVTAHSGTVDTSPFVRVFQSAGIPAAAGITNFVVLTAALSSANTNLYLTTRMLHSLASDRYAPAWTGRLNRTGVPRNALAMSALGLGLAATLSATAADSAYLALFGISIFGALVVWILILVTHSAFRRGSADPSPVRLWGAPVTSGLALFLFAVMVSTAFIDGLDTAWIAALPFFAVLIIAHVVITRRRAR; from the coding sequence ATGACCGTTCCACCGCCCTCGACGGACACCGGCGGCCTGCGGCGCGCGCTCACCGGCAGACAGCTGAGCATGATGGGGCTCGGCGGCGCGATCGGCACCGGGTTGTTCCTCGGGTCGGCGCTCGCGATATCCCAGGCCGGGCCCGCGACCATCGTGGCGTACGCGCTGTGCGCGCTGGTGGCGTTCGTCATCGCGTGGGCGCTGGCCGAGATGGTCGTCGTCCACCCGGAAGCCGGGTCGTTCGGTGCCATCGCGCAGCGGTACCTCGGTCCGCTGGCGGGGTTCGTGCAGCGCTGGACGTACTGGACGATCCAGGTCATCGCGATCGGCGGTGAGATCGTCGCGGCCGGGCTGTACGTCCGGTTCTGGTGGCCGCAGCTGCCGTTGTGGCTGCTCGTGGTCGTCTTCTCGGTGCTGGTGCTCGGTGCGAACACGCTGGCTGTGCGGTTCTTCGGCACGGTGGAGTACTGGTTCGCGATGATCAAGGTGATCGCGATCGTCGTCTTCGTCGGCCTCGGCCTGGTGCTGATCACCGTCGGCCTGCCGCGTTCCCCCGCGACCGGCCTGGCCAACCTGACCAGCCACGGCGGTTTCCTGCCCAACGGCATGGAAGGCCTGCTGCTGGCCATGGTGTTCGTGCTGTTCAGCTACATCGGTACCGAGATCGTCGCGGTGACCGCCGCCGAGTCGGAACGGCCCGAGCGCGACATCCCCCGTGCCGCGCGCCGGATGGTGCTGCGGCTGGTGCTGTTCTACGTCCTCGCGATCGCCATCGTGCTGGCGGTGGTGCCGTGGACCGTGACCGCGCACAGCGGCACCGTGGACACGAGCCCGTTCGTGCGCGTCTTCCAGAGCGCCGGCATCCCCGCCGCGGCCGGGATCACCAACTTCGTCGTCCTCACCGCCGCCTTGTCCAGCGCCAACACCAACCTGTACCTGACCACCCGGATGCTGCACTCGCTCGCGTCCGACAGGTACGCGCCCGCGTGGACCGGCAGGCTGAACCGGACAGGCGTGCCACGCAACGCGCTGGCGATGTCCGCGCTGGGGCTGGGGCTCGCCGCCACCCTGTCCGCCACGGCGGCCGACAGCGCCTATCTCGCGCTGTTCGGGATCTCGATCTTCGGCGCGCTGGTGGTGTGGATCCTGATCCTCGTCACGCACTCGGCGTTCCGGCGCGGCTCGGCCGACCCGTCGCCGGTCCGGCTGTGGGGCGCGCCCGTCACCTCCGGCCTGGCCCTGTTCCTGTTCGCCGTCATGGTGTCCACGGCGTTCATCGACGGCCTGGACACCGCGTGGATCGCGGCGCTGCCGTTCTTCGCGGTGCTGATCATCGCCCATGTCGTGATCACCCGGCGACGCGCACGCTGA